The genomic interval TCCAGTTGCTGGTCGAGGATTGCGCGCAGACCTTGCCGTTCAGGTCGGCGAGGGTGGTGACGCCGGTCTTGTCGGCGCGGGTGACGATCACGCCGTCGGAGGTGGTGTAGGGCTGGGACAGCGAATACTTCCGGTCGCGATCGGGATTCACCGTGACCTGATTGGCGACCAGGTCGAAGCGCTTGGACTCGAGGCCCGCGAAGATCGCGTCCCACGGGGTCTGGACGAATTCGACCCGCTTGCCGAGCTTGCCGGCGACGGCTTGCACCACCTCGACGTCGTAGCCCGTGAGCTGCCCGTCCGGCCCCTGGAAACTGAAGGGCGCGTACGTGCCCTCGGTCCCCACCTTCAGCACGTTCGGATCACTGCCACCGCACCCCGCGGCAAGCCCACTGACAGCGGCAACGGCGAGCACGACGGCGAACAGCTTGCGGCGCAATGGGGTACCTCTCCAGCGGGCGCGGACGACGCGCGCGGGGCGCACGGAACCGGCACAGCCTACGACAAGCGACAACGCCCACCCAGCATTACGCGCACGGCGAGCCGAAGGGGCGGGGTCTTCCGTGCCCCCGCACGGCGATCCGGAGGGTTCCGGGTCTTACGCGGCGATCCGGAGGGCTCCGGGTCTTACGCGGCTACCCGAAGGGCTCCGGGACTTCC from Nocardia wallacei carries:
- a CDS encoding transporter substrate-binding domain-containing protein, whose protein sequence is MRRKLFAVVLAVAAVSGLAAGCGGSDPNVLKVGTEGTYAPFSFQGPDGQLTGYDVEVVQAVAGKLGKRVEFVQTPWDAIFAGLESKRFDLVANQVTVNPDRDRKYSLSQPYTTSDGVIVTRADKTGVTTLADLNGKVCAQSSTSNWSRVASDAGCEVEAVEGFVQAIQLLKNGRVDATVNDTLAVGEYTKTTGDSGVKVSGRTGETSHQAFAARKESSALTSDVNDALNALRADGTLARISDKYFGTDVSK